The DNA sequence gtggtagtaattaatatagtttatgatattccgcacttattatattttatcttagttaattattgttatttactgaattgaaataagaaattggtttaacgatttttctaacgttggcttgcctagcaagtgaaatgttatgcgtcatcacggtcccgtcggtgggacatttcgggttgtgacaggaTGAAATTATGCATAGCTATAGTAGTTGTAACAAGATGAATTTGAGTGTCAGACTTGAAATATGGCATTGaacataaaatataaataattttaaatatataaaaaattattattttcgtaAAAATAATAGTTAAgtatatttaaattcaataagagtaactaattatcaacaacacctaatgcataatttaattttttaaaaatctaaattaaaaaagaaactaattatTATCTAACCAACTAACTTTGTCCTAAATTATCAAATGACCTATTGTGAGACTGTCACTTAGCTTAATGTGGaggattttttttcttcttttaatagTATATAGATTACGTGATGCAAATGTAAATTTATTTTCTACTCCTATTTGTAGCAATTTTTCTCAAATTAGATATGATAAATATTATAAAGTCAAGAATTAATAGCCTATAGTAGAAGAAATTACAAATGATTACTTGTGGTAAGAGAATTAATATAGATAATTTTCTTTAGcgtgaaaaaaagaaaagatcaTTTGGAAGTTAAAAGACATTACACAAAGAAaacatcaaaaataaaaaaaagtcgaAAAAGAATTTGCAAAGTTACAATATATTCATATGTATATAGAAATAAAATAGAAAccagaaataaaaaagaaaaggaaaagtaaAATTAGTACTAACTACTAAgtaataatttgaaaaatataaatttatggcGAGCATAGTATTATCtttaataaattaaattttttttagaaTTTTATGCTTACTCTCAAAAGCAGCCAAAAGTATTTCTCCGTATTAGAGAAACAACGTAAATTTgttaaaaagtaatttttttttctaatgaAAAGCATAATTTTGACCGctaagaagcttggccaaacaagttCTAAGTCAATCGGCTTCTGACTTTGGATCTATAACCGGGTCAATGTTAAGATCCAAACCCGCATTATCCTCAACTTTTTCTTCCTCCTCCTTAACGCCGACAACCTCTTTAAAATCTTCCGTCCGCAAAGCCAAATTCCACGGCGTCGCCACCGTCAGCTTTCTGCTAGCACCACCTCTGTCGGCGTTACCCTTCTCGAAATATTTCACCGCCACACGTATTCTCCTCAGTATAGCATAGAACTCCTCCACTTCATCGTCCTCCACCGCCTCCGCTGCCGCCGTGCTCTTTCCGTCATTTTTCTCCGTTTTTATTTGCTTTTTTACTTCAATTTCTCCGTCGTGTAAACATTTCCTCTTTTGAACCTCCATATTGTTGAGCTCAATCTTGATTTTCCGGCGAAGGTAATAAAATTAGGAGAAAAAAGAAAGGGGGAGAAATGAGAGTGCAATTTCTGATTTTTGGAATTGGTTTACGTGGCAGTTATATAATTGAGAATTTTGTACAAGTGGTCAAAAGTGTCAACGCTGATGATGTAATTTTAATGTCGTAAGCATAGTGATTTGTGCCAATTTGCCAACGAATGTTACGTAAGAGtattaaattatattttcttgTACTATTATTttaaggaaataaaggcatatctggcaaaaaaactaaaataataaaataataaaaactacACATGTAGTACTCGTAGTCGTTGGCTCGTGGGATGTCCCGCTTTAGCAAGAAATGGAGATATTATTTTTAGCCCAgcgtaaaatattatttatatttgttaattgaaaattatatataaaatttgtataattttttatataatataaagaatgtgtatatatacaaaaatttatattttcggttattattttgaaaataactATATAATTTCAGTTTCCTAAACTTTTAAATGGTGCAATAGAAATTAAGAACCTATAAGTTTTCATATAAACCgtgaatatataaattttatttcaaaataaaatattgtATAAGTTAAGATTAGTTCGGATATGTTATAGATTATACAAAAAGTTATAAGTccttatttttaattattaaattagaTGAGATGAGATATAACTATAAATTTGAActcaaaaattttaaattctgaaTTCGTCTCTCCGTCTACATAAGTTGCTGTTCTTGAAGATATTTGGAAgtgttaaaataataaaattgagtCCCAAAGGATCTAGTTTTTTTTTCAAGGTGATCTGTATGTAAATATTCCTCAAATCAGAATTATTAATTTGGTAAGAAGATTAGATGATAAATACagtatatttttaaataatataaaacaTCTTTATATTATTCAAGTCTTCAATTGTCCTTGTATAAGCAAAAAGGATTCTTCTTCGAAAATCGTAATAATTTTGGGACCTCATTAGTAAATTGGAATTTTATACCACTGCCACCAATAATTTGggacccaaaaaaaaaagaagcagaaaataaaagtattaaaagaaaaaagaaatatagAGAAAAGAGTCAGCCTTTCGTCATGAATGTGACGTTAGCATAAGCTCGTGTTCATATAATACGTAATtacattaattaattaattaatttaatacaCAATTAATTGACTCCTCTGTTTTGCACGATTTTGTAAAGTCGGCCTCCCAGCTTTATAATTTACTAATAAACTCCTATACTTTGTGAGaaccagtgttttaaaaagcgtgggtgtaagacgaaaCGTTTTATATATGCCTCGGCAGGgtgtaagccccataggtattttataatatggccaaattttcatgacatttgtcatgacataatatccattataacaaatttgtggttcatgatatttgtcatgacataatatccattataacaaatttgtggatcatgacatttgccatgacataatatctatTATTAGGCTaaagatttcttgctataaatagaggagtttctcctcatttgtagacacaccaacaagacttgtcttcaattcttgtttcttcctttcttcctttattaagagtgttttgtatgagagttaagtgttgtgAAGCACTTGTgcgaaccctttctttggagtgatcttgtgaggttattctcttagggtatttgggattaattagagtgtttactctaattttgtactctcttttgtactcttattgttataataaattgctcctctccgcttgtggacttaggtcactttgaccgaaccacgttaaatttgtgtcttctttatctactttaattgttgttgttatcaactttcattgtctttgttattgtcattataccattgtttgactatattccgcactacccgggttcccgatcctaacatatttaatttttaatattttataaaataatataatgacagttaatatttataaacatgtaaaattgcataaaaattgaagaaaactatatatgtgtgtgctccatccccacaaaaaactaatcaaaataatatattatacgttacttacaagcacaagtaatttgagtctaaaagaataaagttttctatatggaggaacagaaaagatgattaacctgcaatttgaactttgaatttgttggtatgaagaaaaatgtagttctctttgtatttgtaaaagaaaaaaaaaatattcgttgcttttggaaaatattagcagactagcggacaagataaaaaattagaaaaatcatgaattaggacttaaatcaataaaaaaaaaagtctttacttttaaatttaatacttttgagttcatttttaaaccttttgagtaattaccaaactgacttttgagaatttgagtattatatgaaggactaattcaacaaatttagttttaatttgaaaaagttgctgggcttactccttactaaaaaacaCGCCCTGAACGTCCGtgcgtacgccccaaattgcgggaCGTATGCCTCTtaagactttcgccccacaccatcgccccggggcatTTTTGATACGCCTCGCCCCACTGGTTAGAACACATGTTTTGACATATCTGAATTGTTATTTTGGGCGTTGATACACGAAAATTATTCAGTTTACGACAAACATTTAAACTCGTGGGCATTGGACGTATTCTAGTTAGTTCTAATTATATATTCACGGGCAAATGTAGTGTTGAACTGACGGGTGCAAAAAtggtagatatgaacccataactttataaatataatgagttcaatattaaaatttttaaaaattgaatcaataaaatttaaatttttaatccgcctctatatatatatatatatatatggaaaacATAAAATCGAAGGGTCAACTTTATAAAATGGTGCAAGTAAAGGTGTCAATTTAAATATTAAACCTATATTATTTCACTAACACTCCATACATATAGTACCTAGTCCTACTTCCACCTAAAATAGACCAAAATAGAGTGAAATCAACGTTAAGATCTTTTAATATGTTTTCCTATCAAGTTTAGTCGAGAAATGTGTGAAATAAGGGGCTAAACTCAGATACGAATctatgatttcaaaataataaGTGTAACATTGTGAAGAGGTAATCTATAATTTAGATTTGACGGGTTTAACTTTACTCTCTTATCATGAACTCACTACACTTTTAAAATTCTAGGTTCAAAATTATACTCTTTTTGAAATGTTAGTaatttttacatatatatatatatatatatatatatatatatatatatatatatatatatatatatatatatatacatacatacatacttCGTGCCGAAAACAAGATCAATTAGAGTAAGATTTGAACTGCCAATTTCACATGTAGAGGTGCACCCAATAATATTTGAATCATAAGAGTTTTTTAGCATGGGTTCACTGATGTTCAGCTACTATTctatattttaatatattatttaCCTTATATTTCGGGGtgttaatgctaaactatactatatttgtgcttaattgagtatATTTTATGTGCAGGTACGTTGAATACGAAATTGAGAGCAAAGtaaattttatatgtattttatataatacAAGAATGAAATTGTAATTATTTAATTAGAGGACAAAAGAAATCAAAAAAGACAAAATAAACAAAttcaaaagaaaggaaaagaaagagaCAAAAAACGTGAAAGAGAAAGATAAGAAACAAGGATGAAAGCCGGAGAAAATGTAAGGCAACATAAATTGAAAACGAAGGAGCAGTGTCTAGCGAGGCGAAGCAATTTTCTCGCGTTTGAGAACGGGACGCGCAGCCTCACGCGAGATGCATCGCGCGTTTTGCATTGCGACGAACAGAGGCGGAGCTAGGATCTGAACCTTATGGGTTTGAAATTATAATCAttttaagttattgggttctaaattaatgatttgtacatatttattaaatttcttaatacaaatataGGTTTTGAATAACAGTTACTGGGTTCAGCCGAACCCGCAAACAACATTGTGGCTCCGCCCCTAGCGACGCATGTTATGGGTTTcaagcctattttgtctcctatttggttttggactGAATTATTTCGCCTAGGTCTTtaccctacacatataaatagtcattaaacatcaTTTTTGGAGAGGAGACCGAGATTGGGCAAAGAAACCGAGGTTGGACAAAGAAACCGAGATTGGACAAAAGAGACCTAGATTGGACAAAGAGACCGAGATTGGACAGAGAGACCGACATTAGACCGGGGATTCGAACTAAGGAGGAAAGAACatactaggagcaaggcggagaattcttctacgagtttttcacttccttcttcctattttcattattggttatgaattctagtattgtagttatgcatactattatgaatagctaatttgttatctaaggttttgatggaacctattggaggatgattttcttgttacgttaatataaatttgccatagtattttctctatttgctcaactatattattcttgtggttgattgaagggccctcaattagctgtggctatttagtatgtattactcggaagagagtgcatatttaggtaattGTTGAACAAAATCACTTCTAAATGTATCAATacaaaaggtttaaagttggattagggataacaaaactttggTGCGATttgagtgagctgtacttaatgccagctagcgtaattcgggagaatatgtctagtaaattgtgataattactcgggagagagttacgacagttagagtgatcatgatcggtagagaagacttaagcaaatttataggaaacgtagcagAAAGAATTCCGATAATtgaggaaatcataactctagacctccttagtcttgtctagaatttcatccatgttagctgataattttactgctttataatattttctagttaattagtagaaataaaaatcaaatctttataactagaaaattatttgaacttgtgtttctttgtaatattgaacatctgcagctaagccttagttctctggggggttcgactccggacttgtaaactagattatatttgcaacgaccgtttagtcctttttataagacaTAGTTGAAcgtgatcaaatatatatatttaaataattttaaagaaatataatattattatacATAATTTGGGAGGAGGAGCATCAGTTTACGCCCCTCTACTTTGATATGCCTCTGGCCTAAACTTGCTAAGGTCAAGAAAATAGTACTAGTAGGTAAGATATCAAATCAAGTTTGAAAAATTTACAAAGTAGAGTTAAATTATGCTCATGCTATTTTAACTTGTATGTTAATGGACTTGGAAAACAAATCACCGAAGACAAAAAGTCAAGTATTGGGCTAGCCAGAAAAGGAAATAAGACCCGGACGGTTGGGATCATAGGTTTTGGGGTCTAAGTTATGAGAAAGAATTATGAAGTTACTGTTggggttttgtttttaagatgaaatactcttaaaatgagggtgaatggaaaatggagggaaaataaaattttttgagtaaaattttaagtttcctcctcttgacaatgagacattgtcccatattggaagaggaaaatatttttggtgggtatatatataattgctcttcttgtaactcttaaagagttaagaagaaaacaagcctcgcaccgtcgtcgctcgctcggctcggcttcggctacgacTTCGGCTTTCGGCTtttggcttcggcttcggcttcggcttcggattcggtcaattgattgattaattttttggaccaaatttatttgttaatagtaaatattaacgtaagattatccgcatttgtattccaatccgtgtattgaccacaaggcagccgcctaatgctcttcccaccatgaatgtgcttgctccacaaacaagctaatacttgctccaccatggagggtggacgattggtcttcttcaacactggctgctatatatatgtgcagcaacagttgaagaaagacacacacaacacacaacacacaaacCGAAATCGCttaacagatttggctatacattgcactccttcctctcggcatttccatacgattttctgagtttctactccctcgttctgcattgtttttaacttcaaacaaagcaactataagtgtgatttgctaccgaactttgtgtttgcttaaacactggggtttgaagtaccgctacaccagtgtgtgattcgttctatcctgggaggaaataatccattaccttggatactaggaggggattaaattccttaaggaaatactgtgaattcagtgggctcgaattaattactgtttcattacgttaacttatattttgcagaattattatttacaaatacaacaatattggcgggaataacagtTACCTTTAGTAGAAAATACTTTGTACTCCAAGATAGATTTTTTCGTCATCAATTCAGATTAGCCGGGTCTTCAATTCAGATTAGCCGGGTCTCAAAACTAATATTGGACATTGGAGGGAAAGCAGAAAAAATTATTGaagttgaaaaaataaaaataaaaataaaaatatgagtAATAATCAGAAAGTAATTGATAGAAAATATTACATTAAAATATAATATGATTAGTTTAATGAATTTGAATTATAAATTTTATGAAAGCTGAATAAGATGGTATTAGTAACGGAATGATGCCAAATGTCATAGAAGTTAAAATGTTTTAAAAACAATTCTTCCTACTAACATGAAATTACGTGTATAAATACATGTCAAGCATGTAATGTGAATAGAAGTTAAAAGTTTCCAAGTTTCGTTTTGTCAACTAGAAGTGAATGTCTgttggaaaagaaaaataaaactagaagtaaatgtataaaaaaaaaaaaaaaaatctagaaGTAAATGTAACGATCtcagaagaaaataaaatattattatgttGAAAAGAATATGTATATTGTAATGACGACGACAACAAAAGCGAAATAAAGAAAATGAACGAGAAAATCTGCAATGGTAAGTCTACTTAATCAATcttttaaaatatcata is a window from the Nicotiana tomentosiformis chromosome 10, ASM39032v3, whole genome shotgun sequence genome containing:
- the LOC138900389 gene encoding protein NEGATIVE REGULATOR OF RESISTANCE-like; protein product: MEVQKRKCLHDGEIEVKKQIKTEKNDGKSTAAAEAVEDDEVEEFYAILRRIRVAVKYFEKGNADRGGASRKLTVATPWNLALRTEDFKEVVGVKEEEEKVEDNAGLDLNIDPVIDPKSEAD